The following are from one region of the Candidatus Hydrogenedentota bacterium genome:
- a CDS encoding sugar phosphate isomerase/epimerase translates to MSHGTVNRRQFLQSTAVIGGALTASAAEDAKQPAKEYQDKSSPWPVVLNASTIRPCPSKDKIRIAAECGYDGIELWMTDLESLEQEGHKLEDIAKEIKDRGLFVPNVIGLWDGMPATQEEWEKSLEKTRDRMRMASAVGSIHVAALPFPDREDFDMAWGTDRYRDLLHIGRDNYNLAVTMEFIGFVKGVHRLGQACCIAVDSNEPTATILPDTFHLYRGGSGFNGIKHLQPEFIADFHWNDVSAATPQFETRDKDRVMPGDGILPLTQCLKDLLEIGYTGPLSLEIFNEEYWKMDPKVAATIGVEKMRANIATAFA, encoded by the coding sequence ATGAGTCACGGAACCGTAAATCGCAGGCAATTTCTACAATCCACCGCGGTGATTGGCGGCGCGCTCACCGCATCCGCTGCCGAGGATGCCAAGCAACCGGCGAAAGAGTATCAGGACAAATCGAGTCCGTGGCCTGTCGTGCTCAATGCGAGCACGATTCGGCCGTGCCCGTCGAAGGACAAGATTCGCATTGCCGCGGAATGCGGATACGACGGGATCGAATTGTGGATGACCGACCTCGAATCATTGGAGCAGGAGGGGCACAAGCTCGAAGACATCGCGAAGGAGATTAAGGACCGCGGGTTGTTTGTGCCGAACGTTATCGGCCTTTGGGACGGCATGCCGGCAACGCAGGAGGAGTGGGAAAAGTCCCTGGAAAAAACGCGCGACCGCATGCGCATGGCGTCCGCGGTGGGATCGATCCATGTGGCCGCGTTGCCGTTTCCCGATCGCGAAGATTTCGACATGGCGTGGGGGACAGACCGCTACCGCGATCTGCTTCATATCGGGCGGGACAACTATAATCTCGCGGTGACGATGGAGTTCATCGGCTTTGTCAAAGGCGTGCATCGCCTCGGCCAGGCGTGTTGTATCGCGGTGGACAGCAACGAACCAACCGCGACAATTCTGCCCGACACGTTTCATCTGTATCGCGGCGGTTCCGGGTTCAACGGGATCAAGCATCTTCAACCGGAATTCATCGCCGACTTCCACTGGAACGACGTGTCCGCCGCGACGCCACAGTTCGAGACGCGCGACAAGGACCGCGTCATGCCCGGCGACGGGATCCTGCCGCTGACGCAGTGTCTTAAAGACTTGCTCGAGATCGGCTATACGGGCCCGCTGTCCCTCGAAATCTTCAACGAAGAATATTGGAAGATGGACCCGAAAGTTGCCGCCACGATCGGCGTTGAGAAAATGCGCGCGAATATCGCGACGGCATTTGCGTAA
- a CDS encoding SMP-30/gluconolactonase/LRE family protein, with translation MRSATLSFYTPGRWSRAKKVDVTVNRIDPAIDSIVPTNAVLEKVADGFVFTEGPVWHPDGYLLCSDPNMNVIYRVTPEGDVNVYRPNSGYTGADIHAYRQPGSNGLGLDAQGRLTICEHGNRRVTRIEKNGVLTVLADRYQGKRLNSPNDLIYRSDGALYFSDPPFGLPKFYDDPKKELPNTPVFCLINGELKEVVSDLRGPNGVAFSPDEKYLYVANWDETKKVLMRYEVQSDGMLRNGKLFFDMQHGSGEEALDGLEVDAKGNLFVSGPGGTWVISPEGKHLGMIVGPELPANYAWGGVDGRTLYMTARTGIYRMNMECPGSRINVASR, from the coding sequence ATGCGGTCTGCAACGCTCAGCTTTTACACGCCGGGCCGGTGGAGCCGTGCGAAGAAGGTCGATGTCACGGTTAATCGGATCGACCCTGCTATCGATTCCATAGTTCCAACGAATGCGGTGCTGGAGAAGGTTGCTGACGGATTCGTGTTCACCGAAGGGCCGGTCTGGCATCCAGATGGGTATCTCTTGTGCAGCGATCCGAATATGAATGTGATTTATCGCGTGACGCCCGAAGGCGACGTGAACGTGTACCGCCCGAACAGCGGTTACACCGGTGCGGACATCCATGCATACCGCCAGCCTGGATCGAACGGATTGGGATTGGATGCGCAGGGCCGGCTGACGATCTGCGAACACGGCAACCGTCGCGTCACGCGGATTGAGAAGAATGGCGTGTTGACGGTGCTCGCGGATCGGTATCAGGGCAAGCGGTTGAACAGCCCAAACGACTTGATCTACCGCAGCGATGGCGCGCTTTATTTTTCGGATCCGCCGTTTGGTTTGCCGAAGTTTTACGACGACCCCAAGAAGGAGCTGCCGAATACGCCGGTGTTCTGCCTTATCAATGGCGAATTGAAGGAAGTGGTCAGTGACTTGCGCGGGCCAAATGGTGTGGCGTTTTCGCCCGACGAAAAGTACCTGTATGTCGCGAACTGGGACGAAACGAAGAAAGTACTCATGCGCTACGAGGTGCAATCGGACGGCATGTTGAGAAATGGAAAGTTGTTTTTCGATATGCAACACGGAAGTGGCGAAGAGGCGCTCGACGGGCTGGAAGTCGATGCAAAGGGCAATCTTTTCGTTTCCGGCCCCGGCGGTACATGGGTAATCTCGCCCGAAGGCAAACACCTGGGAATGATTGTGGGTCCGGAGTTGCCGGCAAACTATGCGTGGGGCGGAGTAGATGGCCGCACGCTTTACATGACCGCACGCACGGGAATTTACCGCATGAATATGGAATGTCCCGGCTCACGAATTAATGTTGCGAGTCGTTAG